One Nicotiana sylvestris chromosome 12, ASM39365v2, whole genome shotgun sequence genomic window carries:
- the LOC104214387 gene encoding uncharacterized protein has product MIIAGFTGQLKGWWDNYLTQDQRFQIRHATKTGDDKIVQNSVYSLVMNIIEHFSGRWSDNSEIIRTMLQNLRCKTLTSFIWYKDVFLSRVMELPESNSTHWKSKFIDGLPPLFAERIRKVLRSNGMSIDYNNYSYGKLFSVCTQEGLALCNEIKLNQQIKKHRLTERQQLGEFYEQFTIDIPSKRKKSHKKDFKKKKGSPEKRHEKTQRRKAFHKARKVFIKSKNPQACYKCGRVGHYAKDCKIKDKIKDLDLDDHIKDSLCKILLKSSPEISDTDEGSSSTSEDLRVLLKECYTSSSE; this is encoded by the coding sequence ATGATTATTGCTGGATTTACTGGTCAACTGAaaggctggtgggataattatctcACCCAAGACCAGCGCTTTCAAATAAGGCATGCAACCAAGACTGGAGATGATAAGATTGTTCAAAACTCAGTCTATTCTTTAGTCATGAATATCATTGAACACTTTTCTGGAAGATGGTCTGATAATAGTGAGATCATTAGAACAATGCTCCAGAATTTGAGGTGTAAAACCCTCACATCTTTTATatggtataaagatgttttcttaTCCAGAGTGATGGAATTACCAGAGAGTAATAGTACTCATTGGAAGTCTAAGTTCATAGATGGACTCCCGCCTTTATTTGCTGAAAGGATTCGAAAAGTCCTTAGAAGTAATGGAATGAGTATTGATTATAATAATTACTCATATGGTAAATTATTTAGTGTATGCACTCAGGAAGGTTTAGCTCTGTGTAATGAGATCAAGCTAAACCAACAAATTAAGAAACATCGTCTCACTGAGAGACAACAACTAGGTGAATTCTATGAACAATTCACCATTGATATACCATCCAAAAGAAAGAAATCCCATAAAAAGGATTTCAAAAAGAAGAAGGGTTCGCCGGAAAAACGGCAtgaaaaaacccaaagaagaaaggcTTTTCATAAAGCAAGAAAGGTTTTTATAAAGTCTAAAAACCCTCAGGCCTGTTATAAATGTGGAAGAGTAGGCCATTACGCAAAAGATTGCAAGATCAAAGATAAGATCAAAGACCTGGATTTAGATGATCATATCAAAGATTCTTTATGTAAGATTCTTTTGAAATCTTCTCCAGAAATATCTGATACTGATGAAGGATCATCATCAACAAGTGAAGACCTAAGGGTCCTTCTTAAAGAATGTTATACTTCATCTTCTGAATAA